The following is a genomic window from Malus sylvestris chromosome 7, drMalSylv7.2, whole genome shotgun sequence.
TTATTTGTGAACAAATGTTTGACAACCTCTCATCTAATATCTCGTTTGACTGCTATGTACTTCATAAGATTTACCATCCCTCTACTAAATTTGAAAGTTTCGACACTCTTAACATAGAGTTCCCTATAGTTATTTGTGGGAAGGAAGGGTAGACGAATGAAGAGAGCAGGAAGCCACTTACAATGATGGCTCCAACGGGGTCCATCCaatcatcaaaataattagCAAGGAGCACAGCAACGAGACCAATGATGTTAGTTATAACATCAAAGAAGTGATCCTGGGCATAAGCTTTAACAATTTCGTTCTTGAAACTGCGGCAGTAAAGCATCAGAAGGAATTTTACCAAAGTCACCGAGAGCATAATGCCCACGACCCATCGCTCTTGATCCTTGGTCAAGCTGAACTCATGCTCCTAGTCAAACATATAAATTTCAAAGCCAAGAGAGTGTTTATTTGAACAATCGATTGAAAAGATCATTTATTCAAGCTTCCAAGTGAACAAATATCTTAATCTGATTAATAACAGCTCATAATAACTTACATCAGAAACTAGTGTGCGCAATGACTCCAGGATGATCTGCAGTCCCAGGGTTGCCATGACAGAGGCAAAAACAAGGATTccctgcattttttttttttcccaagctTCAAATTTGAGTATGATAGACATTTCACCAACTCCTCAAAAACAGATGAGAAAAAATATGACCTACAAGAATTCAAGCTAAGTATATCAACTGCTATATGTAGAACAAGCCATCTACCTCCATATCTTTAAAGCAATGGCAGATAAACAAACCAAGCTATGGAAAAACAATCCATCTACCTAGAGAACCTGCTTGGTGTAAAGCTAAGGAAGAGTGCTTGTTGAGCCACACGACAAGTAGGGTTTTTGACAAACCACCCAACGAACTTAACAGGGATTAACCCGTTAGACTTGCTAGTTGGCACAAACACACACTTACAATGTATGATCAACTTCTAAGTCCTAACATATGACAACAATTCATCACATACAATATCCAAAGGCACTATAGAGTGGCAGGTAAAATGAAAATATTTCTCCTTGAAAATATAGCCTAACTTacagaaaacaaagaaagacaAAAGAAACCATTATAAGCTCTGATGGAAGAAAGCAAAGCGGCCAAGATATGCCAATGAAAACTCCATATGGGAAACAAGTAAGACAATGGTCAAGCATATAGACAACGATATGAGGCAGCATGAATCAAGAAGGTATGGGAAATGGTTAGAACTTTGCTGTTAGTGCTTAGATAGAATACATTAAACATGGATTAAGAATAACTGTCTAGCTATTAGTAAAAGTGGGATAAAAGCACTACCATGTACAAGTTATACAGATAACTTTCATCTTCACTCgaaaaagagaagagaagataGAAATTGTATCCAATCTCAACAGTCGAGGGCGCCCAGTATGGGTGAACCCCAAACTCATTAATGGTTTAGACTGGAGAGCCACATGACTATTTAAGTTGCACGACTAAGCTAGCAACCATGCTTTGGTGATTAAACCTATGATATTATATAACACTATAACAGTAATGTATATCCCCACAAAGAGCAGAAAGACAAAGAAAGGTCGTGGTGTATAACTTTGAAGGCCACATTAAACACAGAAAACATCATAATACAGTTTGAAACTACGGCTATAGCTATCATCAAGAATAGTACAGACACGTACCAACGGCTGCATTCTTTTCTTCCCAATAGGATACTGATATGGGCTAGGGGTTTGCATGGAGAATGCAGTAAACCACAAGATGAAGCCGGACAAAAGATCAAGCAATGAGTCCAATGTGGATGCGATGATGGCCAATGAACCACTTCTGACAGATGCATAAACTTTAGCTGCAAAAAGAACCATGTTTGCAATAttggatattctgatggcaaaAGTCTCGCTTTTTGCCAACTTTTCCTTCTCTTCCTGCAACAAAACTCGTTACATTTCAGTTTAAGTAATTCGAGTATACTGAGAAGAAGACAGAAAACATGATGCTATACAAACCTTTGACATTCCAGGAATAAAACCACGCTCCGCCAAGGCATCCATTTCAGTAAAGCCCTCGAGCATTTCTACCTGTTGTTGGTAATACTCCGCCACAGTATCCTCCGTCCCTAAGGCCATCAAGCAGAACAATTAAAATGGTACCTCATATGTTAATTGCATATATGGTTTTAATATAAAGAATAACTACAAACAGTCTACGCATTTGCATAAATCCCTTTGCCCCTTTCACCCTCCACATAAACGGAACATATGAAACCCCGTTCGCCCTCCACAAAGATGATAAAACCATAAACCAGGTCAGCAGCAAGTACTCAATACTCCCAACCACAATCTGAAAATGCTTTATTTACCCGAAGATCGACAACATACATACAAACAGGTATAAATAAGTGAACTTACACTCTCACAGTCAGTCTCAATGATCTAGCAATACCAAGGACAGCATACTGAAATTCAAGTAAACCCCATAAATTCTAAAGTCCTCAACTCCatcattcccccccccccccccaatgtTTATAATTCACCTCTCCTTCGAGCTTTTCGATTACGAATTTATGCATAGCAAATTGAACCCTCCATCTGAAATCATATATTCATATACAGAAAAGCAAAAGCTAAACTCCCATCACAAAAATTAATACGAATTTTTTaataaaccaaaaacaaaaaactgagCTTCCAAAAACGAAAAATTCTCGGAGACCAGAACACTCAACGCAATATTCCCATTTCAGACCAtacaaagtaaaaaataaaattaaaaaaaacacaaatcacaataaaaaaaaattccggaGAAGGTGCGGAAAATTACCTAAAACCCCAAGGCAGTCATGGATTCCGCGCGGAGGCTTCTTCTCCTTGTGCTCCGATGACACCTCGAAGCCGTCGAAGTTCAACCGCCACGACCCGTCGACAATGCTCGACTCCTGCAACAGCGAGCTCTCCTCGTCGTAGCAGGGCGTCACAGGATCCACCATTATCCCGGTCACCGtgagttagagagagaaagagagggagagagagaaggctgGGTTAGAGAGAGAGTGCGGGAGGAGCAGGGGAGCATTCGAGGGGCAGGAACTGAAAACTCGATGAGAATCCGAGGGGTTTTTGGGAAACGGGAATTTATATTATAGCTCTGTTGTGGACCTTGTGGTCTGCATACTCGGAGAGTTAAGCGCCAGAGGAAAAGTATGTGAGTTACGAAAACTGAAAGTTCTGATCGCCATCTGATGCCACGTGGACGGTGACGAGGTGTTATGTCAAAAGGTTGATAGAAATGGAAGGGGGATCTCTTCCATCAAAGCTTACGGATCAAGTAATccgaatttttaaaatttgatttaactgttaaaattattataatttttaaattaccTATctttttaaccgttaaatcaaattttaagaatCCGAATCACTTGATCTGTGAACTTTGATAGAAAAGTGGGCTTTGATAGAAAAGATCCAGAAAGGATCTGTACCCGATAGAAATAGACGGTGTCTCTGTGTCTGTGTCTGGGCCAGAGATTCTGGTTCACGTTGAATTCGGGTCATAGTCAATGCGGGTCCCAATTCTGGATAGGATTCTAGATTTGGGTTATTAGTGAGGCGGAGGCGCAGGTAGACCTGCGCTTGAGGATCGTCGGATGGCTATCAGGTAGCGATTAACCAATGAAGGCGCACTTGATCAGAAACTCGCAGAGTTGAAGTATGCTGAGTCAGAGTTGGTAGGCTGTTTGGTTTCGTGAGAATTGGGAATGAGAGATCGCAACATGTGCGGATTCGTTGGCCCACTTGCTGATGCATATCTAAACCAACGTTATTTTTCCACTGTGCGTGCGTGGCAACATGTCATTTTAACAATGTCTTTTTTGGAAAGTACTTTTAAAGAAAGTGTTTTCACAAAcatcttagaccatctccaacccttaggctaaaagccaaattttttagtccggaaaatttagcttttagcctagaaacatcttttctgctccaaccctactgccttaaaattttagcccagaattattaaagaatgaacttaggctaatttttttcttaaatcaatttaaaataaataaataaatatgtagattattgtaaattaattttatgaacattttaatctaaaaaaaattaaattccgataaacatttggcatttagcccggggggaaagttggggggtatttggcccagaaataacatttggcatttagcctaaaattttaacatgggttggagagtgtttgggggggtaatttggcttttagcccaggttaGAAAGTGTTTTCACAAAcatcttagaccatctccaacccttaggctaaaagccaaattttttagtccggaaaatttagcttttagcctagaaacatcttttctgctccaaccctactgccttaaaattttagcccagaattattaaagaatgaacttaggctaatttttttcttaaatcaatttaaaataaataaataaatatgtagattattgtaaattaattttatgaacattttaatctaaaaaaaattaaattccgataaacatttggcatttagcccggggggaaagttggggggtatttggcccagaaataacatttggcatttagcctaaaattttaacatgggttggagagtgtttgggggggtaatttggcttttagcccaggtttggagatggtcttaaggtggtttttataaaaaaaaaaacattagttaTGTATTTCTTGCAGAAatcttttaaagtgttttttaatattcatttgcatttttattagAGACTGATTctaatattttcattaaaaacgtttttaatcattttaaaacacTTCTAAATGAGCCcaaaatttttataaaatatatatatatgtatgtatgtatagagAAGAGAGAAGTTTGAGAgaaatgtgagagagagagagagaatgtgagtttttttatttttaattttttaaattagagataCTATGATGACATGTAGAttagatttgaaaaaaaaaagatatttggtatgtgtaaaattacattattactcatattttattttgttatagaatatcatattgtttttcatctttatttttttgtcgataaaaataattttgttaatgggtaatttatattttgatgaATGGTGACCTCACTTGCATAGAACCATGTAGTTGAATTTTATGTACAACTAGTCGCTTTGTAGTTTGTCTATTTCGTATTACATCAAGCGCTAATTGATAGTGAAAAGTTTGAATAATTTGTTCCTCAATAATTTTGTTACGAGAAATGTGCAGACCAAAAAGCACTTTTGTTAGCTGAGCTAAACTCAAATATGCTCAGACATAAAGTCTTAAACTTGAACTTGTCTAGTAAAGTGGAGATTTGGGTGTCAATATATTAAATTGTATGGTCACTAATTTATGATACAACTTAGAAAAAA
Proteins encoded in this region:
- the LOC126629452 gene encoding metal tolerance protein 11-like; the encoded protein is MVDPVTPCYDEESSLLQESSIVDGSWRLNFDGFEVSSEHKEKKPPRGIHDCLGVLGTEDTVAEYYQQQVEMLEGFTEMDALAERGFIPGMSKEEKEKLAKSETFAIRISNIANMVLFAAKVYASVRSGSLAIIASTLDSLLDLLSGFILWFTAFSMQTPSPYQYPIGKKRMQPLGILVFASVMATLGLQIILESLRTLVSDEHEFSLTKDQERWVVGIMLSVTLVKFLLMLYCRSFKNEIVKAYAQDHFFDVITNIIGLVAVLLANYFDDWMDPVGAIILALYTIRTWSLTVLENVNSLVGRSAAPEYLQKLTYLCWNHHKAIRHIDTVRAYTFGSHYFVEVDIVLPADMPLQEAHDIGETLQEKLELLPEIERAFVHLDYEFSHKPEHAQSHS